One part of the Arabidopsis thaliana chromosome 1 sequence genome encodes these proteins:
- a CDS encoding SRP72 RNA-binding domain-containing protein (SRP72 RNA-binding domain; FUNCTIONS IN: 7S RNA binding; INVOLVED IN: SRP-dependent cotranslational protein targeting to membrane; LOCATED IN: signal recognition particle; EXPRESSED IN: male gametophyte, pollen tube; EXPRESSED DURING: L mature pollen stage, M germinated pollen stage; CONTAINS InterPro DOMAIN/s: Signal recognition particle, SRP72 subunit, RNA-binding (InterPro:IPR013699); BEST Arabidopsis thaliana protein match is: SRP72 RNA-binding domain (TAIR:AT1G67650.1); Has 655 Blast hits to 637 proteins in 232 species: Archae - 21; Bacteria - 65; Metazoa - 237; Fungi - 154; Plants - 42; Viruses - 0; Other Eukaryotes - 136 (source: NCBI BLink).) — protein MAPKSKEKSKTSNSQPPPAIEDLFTSLHQHIKDTKYEEAVKVADQVLSIVPTDEDAIRCKVVALIKDDKFDDYLIKDVKINGALSVINSFQKLPIDLGFHKAYCLYRVNKLDEALVCLKGLERDTDTLVLEAQILYRLGKADACVDVYQKLTKSQIETLEVNLVAGLISAGKASQVQKTLESLKIKPTSSFELAYNTACSLIENNNYADAEQLLLTARRIGQETLNDDDIALTDEEIEIELAPIAVQLAYVQQILGQTQESTSSYVDFIKRNLADEPSLAVAVNNLVALKGFKDISDGLRKFDLLKDKDSQTFQLSQALDAKLSQKHKEAIYANRVLLLLHANKMDQARELCAALPGMFPESIIPTLLQAAVLVRENKAAKAEELLGQCAEKFPEKSKLVLLARAQIAASASHPHVAAESLSKIPDIQHLPATVATIVALKERAGDNDGAAAVLDSAIKWWSNSMTESSKLRVLMPEAAAFKLRHGQEEEASRLYEEIVKNHNSTDALVGLVTTLARVNVEKAESYEKQLKPLPGLKAVDVDKLEKTYGAKPIEGAAASSSQEEVKKEKAKRKRKRKPKYPKGFDPANPGPPPDPERWLPRRERSSYKPKRKDKRAAQIRGSQGAVTKDKQEAAPSTSKSNQVASSKGNAPAPSSKASKKKSRR, from the exons ATGGCTCCGAAAtcgaaagaaaaatccaaaacatcgAATTCACAACCACCTCCAGCAATCGAAGATCTCTTCACTTCCCTCCACCAACATATCAAGGATACTAAATATGAAGAAGCCGTCAAGGTCGCTGATCAAG TTTTGTCGATTGTACCTACCGATGAGGATGCGATCCGATGCAAAGTTGTGGCTCTGATAAAAGACGATAAGTTCGATGATTATCTAATCAAAGACGTTAAGATCAATGGTGCTCTCTCCGTCATTAACTCGTTCCAGAAGCTTCCAATCGATCTAGGTTTTCACAAG GCGTATTGCTTATACCGTGTAAACAAGCTAGATGAGGCTTTGGTGTGTTTAAAAGGTCTCGAGAGAGATACAGATACTTTGGTTTTGGAGGCTCAGATTTTGTACCGTTTGGGGAAGGCAGATGCGTGTGTGGATGTGTATCAGAAACTGACCAAGTCCCAGATTGAGACGTTAGAGGTTAATTTAGTCGCCGGGTTGATTTCAGCTGGAAAAGCTTCTCAAGTGCAGAAAACATTGGAGAGTTTGAAGATCAAACCAACTAGTAGTTTTGAGTTGGCTTATAATACTGCTTGCTCTTTGATTGAAAACAATAACTATGCTGATGCTGAACAACTTTTGCTCACTGCCAGGAG AATTGGTCAGGAAACCCTCAATGATGACGACATCGCTTTAACCGATGAAGAAATTGAGATTGAGCTGGCCCCAATTGCTGTTCAATTAGCATATGTCCAACAG ATCCTTGGACAAACTCAAGAATCCACCAGCTCTTATGTAGATTTCATTAAACGAAATCTGGCTGATGAACCTTCACTTGCTGTTGCTGTAAACAACCTTGTTGCCTTGAAAGGTTTCAAAGATATTTCTGATGGCTTGAGGAAGTTTGATCTGCTGAAAGACAAAGACTCCCAAACTTTTCAGCTTTCTCAAGCACTTGATGCAAAGCTTTCACAGAAACATAAGGAGGCTATATATGCCAATCGCGTCCTTCTACTCCTCCATGCAAATAAGATGGATCAG GCACGAGAACTTTGTGCTGCACTGCCCGGTATGTTTCCTGAGAGTATTATTCCTACATTGCTTCAAGCTGCCGTTTTGGTGAGAGAAAACAAGGCTGCCAAAGCTGAAGAACTTTTGGGACAGTGTGCCGAAAAATTCCCGGAAAAGTCTAAGTTGGTTCTCTTGGCCAGGGCACAAATTGCTGCTTCTGCCAGTCATCCTCATGTAGCAGCAGAGTCCCTATCCAAAATACCTGATATTCAGCATTTGCCTGCAACTGTTGCCACCATTGTCGCCCTCAAAGAGCGTGCTGGAGACAATGATGGTGCTGCTGCTGTTCTTGACTCAGCAATTAAATGGTGGTCAAATTCGATGACCGAGAGCAGTAAGCTTAGGGTATTGATGCCAGAGGCTGCTGCCTTCAAGCTAAGGCATGGTCAAGAAGAGGAGGCTTCACGGCTATACGAGGAAATTGTGAAAAACCACAATAGCACAGATGCTCTGGTTGGTCTTGTGACTACACTTGCTCGTGTCAATGTTGAGAAAGCAGAAAGTTATGAGAAACAGCTTAAGCCCCTACCAGGTTTGAAGGCTGTTGATGTGGATAAACTAGAAAAGACCTATGGTGCAAAACCCATTGAAGGCGCTGCTGCTTCATCGAGTCAGgaagaagtgaagaaagaaaaggcgaagaggaagaggaagagaaagccAAAGTATCCCAAAGGATTTGATCCGGCAAACCCAGGTCCACCCCCAGACCCTGAAAGGTGGCTTCCCAGAAGGGAAAGGTCAAGTTACAAACCCAAGAGGAAGGACAAGCGAGCAGCTCAAATCCGTGGCTCGCAGGGTGCGGTGACCAAGGATAAACAAGAAGCAGCTCCTTCAACTTCAAAGTCAAACCAAGTGGCCAGTTCTAAAGGGAATGCACCTGCGCCTTCCTCTAAGGCCTCAAAAAAGAAGTCTAGAAGATGA
- a CDS encoding Zincin-like metalloproteases family protein (Zincin-like metalloproteases family protein; FUNCTIONS IN: metalloendopeptidase activity; INVOLVED IN: proteolysis; LOCATED IN: cellular_component unknown; EXPRESSED IN: 21 plant structures; EXPRESSED DURING: 13 growth stages; CONTAINS InterPro DOMAIN/s: Peptidase M3A/M3B, thimet/oligopeptidase F (InterPro:IPR001567); BEST Arabidopsis thaliana protein match is: Zincin-like metalloproteases family protein (TAIR:AT5G51540.1); Has 5194 Blast hits to 5176 proteins in 1382 species: Archae - 6; Bacteria - 3154; Metazoa - 337; Fungi - 406; Plants - 147; Viruses - 0; Other Eukaryotes - 1144 (source: NCBI BLink).), giving the protein MTENEGNDKKIEGSNPKKKLNVVTFTGAAGLLGLAVSFAIFTFKSHKQKSKKKGLPGCDTVCVNLSAKEILDLAEEIIHKSTRVHDAVALVSLDKLSYENVVLPLAELEARQLSLIQCCVFPKMLSPHDNVRKASTEAEQKIDAHILSCRKREDVYRIIKIYAAKGESISPEAKCYLQCLVRDFEDNGLNLTAIKREEVERLKYEIDELSLRYIQNLNEDSSCLFFTEDELAGLPLEFLQNLEKTQNKEFKLTLESRHVAAILELCKIAKTRKTVAMAYGKRCGDTNIPVLQRLVQSRHRLACVCGYAHFADYALDRRMSKTSMRVIRFLEDISSSLTDLAIREFSILEDLKRKEEGEIPFGVEDLLYYIKRVEELQFDLDFGDIRQYFPVNLVLSGIFKICQDLFGIKFEEVTEVDVWYHDIRAFAVFDSGSGKLLGYFYLDMFTREGKCNHSCVVALQNNALFSNGACQIPVALLIAQFAKDGSGEAVPLGFSDVVNLFHEFGHVVQHICNRASFARFSGLRVDPDFREIPSQLLENWCYESFTLKLISGYRQDITKPLVDEVCKTLKRWRYSFSALKSLQEILYCLFDQIIYSDDDADLLQLIRSLHPKVMIGLPVVEGTNPASCFPRAVIGSEATCYSRLWSEVYAADIFASKFGDGHPNLYAGLQFRDKVLAPGGGKEPMELLTNFLGREPSTQAFIASRTNYSL; this is encoded by the exons ATGACGGAAAACGAAGGAAACGACAAGAAAATCGAAGGATCTAATCCTAAGAAGAAGCTCAACGTTGTAACCTTCACCGGAGCGGCGGGTTTACTCGGACTCGCCGTCAGTTTCGCAATCTTCACTTTCAAGTCTCACAAGCAAAAATCCAAGAAGAAAg GTCTTCCTGGTTGTGATACTGTTTGTGTGAACCTATCTGCGAAGGAGATTCTCGATTTAGCTGAAGAAATTATTCACAAGTCTACACGAGTTCATGATGCTGttgctttggtttctctaGATAAG CTCTCTTATGAGAATGTTGTATTGCCGTTGGCTGAATTGGAAGCTAGACAACTCTCGCTTATACAATGTTGTGTGTTTCCTAAGATGTTATCGCCTCACGATAATGTTCGTAAAGCTAGTACAGAAGCGGAGCAGAAAATCGACGCTCATATACTTTCCTGCAG AAAACGTGAAGATGTTTACCGgattatcaaaatttatgcTGCAAAGGGAGAATCGATTTCTCCGGAAGCTAAATGTTACCTACAGTGTCTG GTTAGAGACTTTGAGGACAATGGTCTGAACCTTACTGCaataaaaagagaggaagTTGAGAgactaaaatatgaaattgatGAGCTTAGCTTGCGATACATTCAGAATTTAAATGAAGATAGttcttgtctcttttttaCTGAGGATGAGCTTGCTGGTTTGCCTCTAGAATTTCTTCAG AATTtagaaaaaactcaaaataaagaatttaagCTCACCTTGGAAAGTCGTCACGTCGCAGCTATTCTAGAGTTGTGCAAG ATAGCCAAGACAAGGAAGACGGTGGCTATGGCATATGGAAAGAGATGTGGAGATACCAATATTCCTGTGTTACAAAGATTG GTTCAGTCACGCCATAGATTAGCATGCGTATGTGGTTATGCACACTTCGCAGATTATGCTCTTGATCGTAGGATGTCAAAGACATCAATGAGG GTGATCAGGTTCCTGGAGGACATTTCTTCCAGTTTAACTGACTTGGCTATTAGAGAGTTTTCCATTTTGGAAGACTTGAAG aggaaagaagaaggggAGATTCCATTTGGCGTAGAAGATCTTTTATACTACATAAAGAGGGTAGAGGAGTTGCAGTTTGATCTTGATTTTGGAGATATCCGGCAATATTTTCCTGTCAACTTGGTCCTTTCCGGGATCTTTAAAATATGTCAGGACCTTTTTG GAATAAAATTTGAGGAGGTTACAGAAGTTGATGTCTGGTATCATGATATTCGAGCTTTTGCCGTCTTTGACTCAGGATCTGGAAAGCTTTTGGGATATTTCTATCTTGACATGTTTACAAG GGAAGGAAAATGTAATCACAGCTGTGTGGTGGCTCTTCAGAATAACGCACTGTTCTCCAATGGTGCATGTCAG ATTCCTGTGGCGTTGCTTATTGCACAGTTTGCAAAGGATGGTAGTGGTGAAGCTGTGCCATTGGGATTTTCTGACGTGGTTAATCTTTTTCATGAGTTTGGCCATGTG GTCCAACATATCTGCAATCGTGCTTCATTTGCTAGATTCTCGGGCCTACGTGTTGACCCCGACTTTCGGGAGATTCCTTCTCAGTTATTGGAAAACTG GTGTTACGAAAGTTTCACGTTGAAGTTAATATCAGGTTATCGTCAG GATATCACCAAGCCACTTGTGGATGAAGTCTGCAAAACACTCAAACGTTGGCGATATTCTTTCTCTGCACTAAAGTCGCTTCAGGAGATATTATACT GTCTATTTgatcaaataatatattcgGACGATGATGCTGACTTACTCCAGCTAATCAGGAGTCTTCATCCAAAG GTAATGATAGGGCTACCAGTGGTGGAAGGAACCAACCCTGCTTCATGTTTCCCACGTGCTGTAATTGGCTCTGAAGCAACATGTTACAGTCGTTTATGGAGTGAG GTGTATGCTGCTGATATATTTgcttcaaaatttggagatgGGCATCCGAATCTATATGCCGGCTTGCAGTTCAGAGACAAA GTGTTGGCCCCAGGAGGAGGCAAAGAACCAATGGAACTTCTCACCAATTTTCTTGGAAGGGAACCATCAACACAAGCTTTCATCGCTAGCCGGACAAACTATAGTTTGTAG
- a CDS encoding multidrug resistance protein (unknown protein; FUNCTIONS IN: molecular_function unknown; INVOLVED IN: biological_process unknown; EXPRESSED IN: 22 plant structures; EXPRESSED DURING: 13 growth stages.), with translation MEVSMSLNALTRLPLKNTGRFEEVGLARHSLFSSRTACRETAVQQRRMVFVVEAKGKKGMAARQYQRTPPPMPKIEDDGNPRFVIFIRMANVYLWYPLSIIAGGTTAKIMVAAKDNLLGKYIYKDTIARNIAAVIYRDEKEIQKTAIKQHRVLRTATEFRYGYKLENGNMRAALSTSDVIELPTQDQLKTVFDKVKDYFGDAKESFGKLSSLNPGSDEKTEETSDEKAK, from the exons ATGGAAGTGAGTATGTCTTTGAATGCGTTAACTCGGCTTCCTCTGAAGAACACAGGAAGATTCGAAGAGGTTGGTTTAGCGAGACACTCTCTGTTTAGCTCAAGAACGGCATGCCGAGAGACGGCGGTACAGCAGCGGCGGATGGTTTTTGTGGTGGAGGCTAAGGGAAAGAAAGGTATGGCGGCGCGTCAGTATCAACGTACACCTCCTCCTATGCCTAAGATTGAAGACGATGGAAACCCAAGATTCGTTATCTTCATTCGTATGGCCAAT GTGTATCTTTGGTATCCTCTGAGTATAATAGCTGGTGGTACTACTGCTAAGATCATGGTTGCTGCAAAAGATAACCTCTTGGGGAAGTATATCTACAAAGACACCATTGCAAGAAACATTGCCGCTGTTATTTACAGA GATGAGAAAGAGATTCAAAAGACAGCAATTAAGCAGCATCGTGTCTTGCGTACAGCCACCGAGTTTCGATATGGCTACAAACTT GAAAACGGAAACATGAGAGCTGCACTTAGTACTTCAGATGTTATTGAG CTCCCAACCCAGGACCAGCTTAAAACAGTGTTCGACAAAGTTAAAGACTACTTTGGGGATGCAAAAGAGTCATTCGGAAAGCTATCATCGCTGAACCCGGGGAGTGACgaaaaaactgaagaaaccTCGGATGAGAAAGCCAAGTAA
- a CDS encoding multidrug resistance protein (unknown protein; FUNCTIONS IN: molecular_function unknown; INVOLVED IN: biological_process unknown; LOCATED IN: chloroplast, chloroplast envelope; EXPRESSED IN: 22 plant structures; EXPRESSED DURING: 13 growth stages; Has 49 Blast hits to 49 proteins in 20 species: Archae - 0; Bacteria - 0; Metazoa - 0; Fungi - 0; Plants - 44; Viruses - 0; Other Eukaryotes - 5 (source: NCBI BLink).) — protein MEVSMSLNALTRLPLKNTGRFEEVGLARHSLFSSRTACRETAVQQRRMVFVVEAKGKKGMAARQYQRTPPPMPKIEDDGNPRFVIFIRMANVYLWYPLSIIAGGTTAKIMVAAKDNLLGKYIYKDTIARNIAAVIYRDEKEIQKTAIKQHRVLRTATEFRYGYKLVENGNMRAALSTSDVIELPTQDQLKTVFDKVKDYFGDAKESFGKLSSLNPGSDEKTEETSDEKAKA, from the exons ATGGAAGTGAGTATGTCTTTGAATGCGTTAACTCGGCTTCCTCTGAAGAACACAGGAAGATTCGAAGAGGTTGGTTTAGCGAGACACTCTCTGTTTAGCTCAAGAACGGCATGCCGAGAGACGGCGGTACAGCAGCGGCGGATGGTTTTTGTGGTGGAGGCTAAGGGAAAGAAAGGTATGGCGGCGCGTCAGTATCAACGTACACCTCCTCCTATGCCTAAGATTGAAGACGATGGAAACCCAAGATTCGTTATCTTCATTCGTATGGCCAAT GTGTATCTTTGGTATCCTCTGAGTATAATAGCTGGTGGTACTACTGCTAAGATCATGGTTGCTGCAAAAGATAACCTCTTGGGGAAGTATATCTACAAAGACACCATTGCAAGAAACATTGCCGCTGTTATTTACAGA GATGAGAAAGAGATTCAAAAGACAGCAATTAAGCAGCATCGTGTCTTGCGTACAGCCACCGAGTTTCGATATGGCTACAAACTTGTA GAAAACGGAAACATGAGAGCTGCACTTAGTACTTCAGATGTTATTGAG CTCCCAACCCAGGACCAGCTTAAAACAGTGTTCGACAAAGTTAAAGACTACTTTGGGGATGCAAAAGAGTCATTCGGAAAGCTATCATCGCTGAACCCGGGGAGTGACgaaaaaactgaagaaaccTCGGATGAGAAAGCCAA GGCCTGA
- a CDS encoding multidrug resistance protein (unknown protein; FUNCTIONS IN: molecular_function unknown; INVOLVED IN: biological_process unknown; LOCATED IN: chloroplast, chloroplast envelope; EXPRESSED IN: 22 plant structures; EXPRESSED DURING: 13 growth stages; Has 49 Blast hits to 49 proteins in 20 species: Archae - 0; Bacteria - 0; Metazoa - 0; Fungi - 0; Plants - 44; Viruses - 0; Other Eukaryotes - 5 (source: NCBI BLink).), whose amino-acid sequence MEVSMSLNALTRLPLKNTGRFEEVGLARHSLFSSRTACRETAVQQRRMVFVVEAKGKKGMAARQYQRTPPPMPKIEDDGNPRFVIFIRMANVYLWYPLSIIAGGTTAKIMVAAKDNLLGKYIYKDTIARNIAAVIYRDEKEIQKTAIKQHRVLRTATEFRYGYKLVENGNMRAALSTSDVIELPTQDQLKTVFDKVKDYFGDAKESFGKLSSLNPGSDEKTEETSDEKAK is encoded by the exons ATGGAAGTGAGTATGTCTTTGAATGCGTTAACTCGGCTTCCTCTGAAGAACACAGGAAGATTCGAAGAGGTTGGTTTAGCGAGACACTCTCTGTTTAGCTCAAGAACGGCATGCCGAGAGACGGCGGTACAGCAGCGGCGGATGGTTTTTGTGGTGGAGGCTAAGGGAAAGAAAGGTATGGCGGCGCGTCAGTATCAACGTACACCTCCTCCTATGCCTAAGATTGAAGACGATGGAAACCCAAGATTCGTTATCTTCATTCGTATGGCCAAT GTGTATCTTTGGTATCCTCTGAGTATAATAGCTGGTGGTACTACTGCTAAGATCATGGTTGCTGCAAAAGATAACCTCTTGGGGAAGTATATCTACAAAGACACCATTGCAAGAAACATTGCCGCTGTTATTTACAGA GATGAGAAAGAGATTCAAAAGACAGCAATTAAGCAGCATCGTGTCTTGCGTACAGCCACCGAGTTTCGATATGGCTACAAACTTGTA GAAAACGGAAACATGAGAGCTGCACTTAGTACTTCAGATGTTATTGAG CTCCCAACCCAGGACCAGCTTAAAACAGTGTTCGACAAAGTTAAAGACTACTTTGGGGATGCAAAAGAGTCATTCGGAAAGCTATCATCGCTGAACCCGGGGAGTGACgaaaaaactgaagaaaccTCGGATGAGAAAGCCAAGTAA